The Hydra vulgaris chromosome 14, alternate assembly HydraT2T_AEP genome includes the window GGCGCGAAATTTTGATGTCGAAATGTAGagatttactttttcaaaaagaaaaatatgttaactATATTTccgtttcatttttgtttgaaaaacaatgcaATGCAACGTTTATTTttgacttcattttttttttctttctttaatttaggtgccccaagaagcaCTTTTGGTCTTAccacagagcactgcggaagagcatttgaaaagaagttcacgcctccttccttaccggtGTTATAAAACTTTCTCAGAAGTGGCGTTGAACAATGGATCTCTAGCTTTTGAGGCAAGGACGCTAATCACTGCACCACAGTTGCTTAAAAAAGATTCCAGTGGTAGGATCTTAACAACGACTTTTTGCTTCAGAAACTCTGCGGGTTAACCAATTGGTCACGCAGACATTTAAAGATGGCTTTTTCATGTAATATGAGCTTGTGCTCAATTACCCagtgttttttagtaaaaaataccTAGTTTAAACTCTAAAATTGCAGTGGTTTTTGAATAAAAgcagaataagaagaaaaattttaatgttttaacaacattaaatatttttctgttatctaatttcaaaaaatttgtatttttattgtttaaaggtttgaaaatatatttttgtatatttataattgtatatataaaattgagtatatataacgaattgattttttttttgcgtaaacACAAAGTATTATTGCTGCAATAAAAGGtgacttaaaatttaaactaaccACTAAGCCactgcagccgtggcgcagtggttagagttctgatTCAGAACTCGGCTCAATGCCTAGGTTCAACGCCGGCTCTATTTCAATAAGCGACAtaggtaaggaaggaggcgtgaacttctagttaaatgctcttccacggTGCTCCATGATAAGAGCATaaagacttctgggagcacctaaataacctaaaaaaaaaaaaagtttgatctttcattaataagtttattttaataaagaattattatatTCCACAAATTAGTTATAATTGTCAGGTTGGTATCtcttacttaattttatttttaaagctaatttaaagtggTTATATTATCAAGTGGTCTAGTAATACAGGCAACTtcgctacttttttaaaacctctggtTTTTTAAGAGGAAATTTCGGGTGCCCAAATATCTAAGTTGATCATGAGTAGGGATccctaaatattatttattcgcaaaaattttggatcccgcataattatttttgaaattatttcaattttcgcttaaggtgctcatattaccctaatttaccctctctctctctctctctctctctctctctctctctctctctctctctctctctctctctctctctatatatatatatatatatatatatatatatatatatatatatatatatataactttctGGGTAATCTACccaaagttttttagttttacttcaTTATCATAGAAAGTTAGTCTGGTTAAATGTTTAACCGATAGAGCTTATGAAATAAACAACACTAGTCTCGGTCTTAGTCATGATATTAACGATCTTTTTAAAGTTCTCAAACGCAACATGTATCCGTCTTAATTGATTAAGAAAGTCCATAGCTCTTATATTAACAACACAATGTCAACATTTCATCGCGTTCGGAAAACCtacaaaattatcaatattttaaacttcCACATATTGGAAAAATAACTGATTTAACCAAACAAAGACTAATCACAATCATTAAAAGATATTGTGAATCGGTCACCGTATGATtggtttttatttcatttaaagtttcaaaattttttccacATAAGATCTCTTTCCGACAGACTTTAATTCACTCGTTGTCTATAAATTTGAATGCGCAGGCTGTAAATCCTGTTATATTGGCGAAACTACTCGCCATTTAAAGACAAGAATAATCGAGCGCCAAAAAAGGGATAAAAACTCacacatttaatatattataaacatacaGAGTGTTACCCAGGAATAAAATTTATACCGCGTTTCCATCAGATTGGGAATTTAGGCTGATGTCGGCTCGGCtggcaagtaaaaaaaaaaaaaaaaaagctccatCATTTCAAAAGTTTCTTAGATTAATTACAATAACCTTGTATGGCTATAAATACAGAATTCTTTCTTAttcctttacttttttttattataagtatagaatttaaatttgtacaaCAGAACTTTTAGATTAGTTTAAATTgcaacaaacaaaaattgtaaaaacacaGTTGGAATACAAATAAATCACCGTGAATATTTcgtgaaaaaaattacaaacaataaatattcACCTATAGTCTGTagtctcaaataaaaaaatcaaaatatgagATTTACGTGGTAAACTATCAATTTACAACATAATTCTCATATTTGGACTTTTACGTTTTAACTCGTCGACAAAGTACTCTAACAAATCGTCGTCAAAACACTCCTTCGGACCTTCTATTGCAATCATCATCAAGCTTTCTAATGTGCTTTGGTTTAGCTGATTTCGAAGAcggtttttaactatttttaaatttgaagaaaatctttCAACGCAAGCTACACTCAAAGGAAATATAAGGAGTAACTTAgtcaaaaacatacaattagcaTAAACACTTATCAAAACAGGGTCATTATTAATCACTTTCCATAACTCTTGAGGCGTAAAATTGTTTCTtgacttaatttaattttttactatctCTTGATCTTTTTCTTTTGATATACGTATATCGAAACTGTTTTCCCATTCTCGGcgtttattaaataacataattttgaaactttcaAATTCGGTTTTTGTCTCAGTTTCTGAGATATCTGGAACTTGAACGTGTAATGCTCCAAATTTGTTACTGCTTTTTGGTTTGCCATAGTGAGCTATAAGTTGATCTAAGCTTTCTTCACCGTAACTAGAAAGTTGGCAATCGTCTTGGGTCAAAAATCGAAAGCGATGGCCAAAATTTCATTTGCGCGAAAGTGTTTTTTAGTtcacttttaaaactatttacaaaagatctaaaaatgtttaactcAAACTCACTTAggtcaaagtttttatttttttttaatcggcTTGTGGCTGGtaacgaaaaaattatttcatcagTTGCTgatttcatttcaataaaatttttttccgtGAAATACTTTCGTCGAGTACCCGAAACTGAATCATTTAAACTATGATTTGCTTGATTGACATAAGTTGGAATGTCGCTGAGACTAATTCCTACTTGCGAACTTTGTAGTGCTAGCACAAGTTGGCGAATCGCTTCAAACACATCTAAGAGCATTAATATTGTTGCAATGTTAGATTGTGAACTCGCTTGTATAAATAGCCCGAGTGCTTCTGCTTCTTTTCGTTCGGTGTAACATGTTGACAAAGCTTGTAAAATTGGTTTATAACCTTTGAACACAACTAAACAAGCTCGATCGTGTGCAATCCAACGAGTTACACTTGGACACACTGGAACTATGGATTCTAGTTCTCCATAGATTTCGAAGCATTCTTGCAACAAATGCATGGCTAGTGTGCGgtatttaaaaaacttccataggttaagtaaaaaaatatctacCTCCATAATAGTAGGAAAGTctttcaaaatatgtttaaaacataaCGCAAGTTTGTGACTTGTACactagggtgtcccaaaaatacgaaaaaaaaaaaaaaagttgtacacACCAAATTCTTTGTCTATACACTTATAGAAGACCACTAGTattgaaaaaaggtttttaagatCACTTCAAGTGCTTACTgtagaaatttgaaaaaagggattttattaaatatactgattttttttaaactcaaatatttccgcttcttctaaataaaaacttactcttttaacaattctaataactgtagttttttatagtttaaacatctgtaatcattaaaaaaaatattggtagcTTTGTAGTAGGATATGGTGGCAACTCAATAACTTAGTATTATCACACTTTTCTTGATCACTGTTCTAAAtattaagaacttttaaaaacaatatgtatatatatatatatactgatatgtttttaatacaataattatttgagtattatttttgtacttttttgacAATTAGTTGTTTTCTTTGCAATTATTGATTTTGATTAAACCaactttatcttatttaaaatatcgaCTTGTGAATACACCAACTTTGAAAGCCGCAATCTTGATTAAATAAGGTAAACAAACTTAAGCCAATcgtttttttctgataaaaaaacaacgaaTCAAACTGTTACTCtttacaaaagaatattttgcgtagtttattattacaaattaaatattgataaaaattaattataaaaaaattaaaatatatttatgttatggCGAAAAGAAAGAAGactgctaaaataaaaaaatccaactataatgttaatttaaaccCGCGTCGACCACTTTACATTCTCAGAAGTCCAATTTCTGTTTTTCCCATACACCAACTACCAACAAATGGAACAGTTCTACGATATTATCAGTATgttattacagaaaaaagtaaaaggtTCAAGTCTACTCATGAAAATTTCTCTTGCAAAACAAAGAGTGGGAGTAGGGATATGGTTTGCCATGACAAAGATTTTTGTTATGAAAGTATGGAGATATGTTGCCTTAGAAAAGTTGTAAACATATGGAAATATGCTGGTTTTGGAAAGTATATAATTTCTGAagtacaaattgttaaaaaatttattaaactaaataaactgTACATTTCTATGCGAAATACAAGTTATCTTTCCTGGAacacaattaccaaaaaaaatcacaaaaatcaGTTCGAAGAATTTCTTGagaatttatttgatatttctcAAAACAACATAGAAGATAAAATCAAATCAGATAAAGATATGCCAAGATCGAATGATGCAGTTATAGAAGATTTGGCTTTTCTTCAAGATCAAAGAACAATGAGGAGAGGTGTAATAAGTGATAAATATGACATTGATATGCAGCAAAGAGTTGAAAGGAGAATTAAAAGGTATGAAAGAATGAGATCTTATGAAGAAAAATGTAGAGTTAATGAATATTTTGGATTGGATAGAAAAGTTGATTTTGAAATGGATGAAGTGATCTCTCATAACTCAGATGAATTTGAGGCATCAGGTAAATGATAtctcaaattttaactttaattgaaaacttttaaataactattctTAATAatggtttaattaaaatttatatttgctttATAAAGTAATTACTGCTTTTCGTTACTTAGGTTCTGCTGCTCACCAATCTTCAGTTTCTAGTGATAGATTTAGATTTTCAAGAAAGGGGTGAAACCCAGCTTCCAACACACACAAAGCTAAAGCGTCAAAAACACTCTAAGTTGGGCTGTTCAGAAATTGCAATAGAGTTTGACAGAGACAATCTTATATTAGCTACAACACCTGTTAGTGTTAGATGCGGAATCAGCATTCGCTCACAAACAATGTTTCTAGGAGCTGTTATTAAAGCTTTAAGCGGAAATGTCAATGACTTAAATATATCTAGAAACTCAGTAGCTAGAAGTAGATTTAAGTATATTGAAGATTTAGGTAGATTTGTttacattcaaaatatttatattcagGGTGTTAGCTAGCCCAAAGGTGTATATTGGGGAATTCACAATGGTTTCAAAATTCCTAAAAATCAAtgacttttatttttgattcttattttgagttttttaggacaatttcttgaaaatttccaatattttcctgaacaacaacaataaatattcCCAATACAGCAAAAACGTGGTATAATGTTTAATTTTGGCTAACACCCTGATATTAAAACAATCAATAGTAGTTATAAAgagaaataaattctttttaatttaggtACCACCATCAGATCAAGCTATTACGAAGAAATGGCAGGAAAGAATTTGATCTTGCACTTTGACAGTAAGTTGGTAAAAGAAATagaggaaaagttaaaaattactgTTAAGAAGGAAAGGGTTGCTATATCTGTTACCAGTCCTGAATTTGCTACAAAAGACGATCGCCTACTTGGAATTATACCTGTAGAGAGCACTAAAGGAAAAAATCAAGCCATtgttattcaaaacattttagagTACTTTGAAATAGCGGATAATATAATTGGAGTCTGTACTGATACTACATCAAGCAATACAGGTAGACTAAACGgagctataataataataagtagaattcttaataaatgtttattttggtTTATGTGTCGTCACCACATATATGAACTTCATATAAATCATGCAATACAGGCTATCACTAAAGTTAAATCTAAGGGTCCAAGTAAATCTATGTATTTGGCTTTTCAAAGAAACTGGGAAACTTCTCATGAATCTGTGAATTCAAGAGTTCCAGAACTGAAAATATTTGATTGGAACAAGCTCGAAATAGGTAGCAAGCTTCCCATCTTGGCGCTAGCAGCTAAAGATTATGCAAAGTATTCAttagagaataaaatttttccaagAAATGACTATAATCACCTTGTAAAATATTTGGCTTTTTATCTTTGCGTCGAATCTGATAAgcttaaagaatttaaaattcatcAACCTGGAGCTTGTCACAAAGCAAGATTTATGGCGGATGCTTTGTATATTCTTTCACTAGAGATGACATCCACTGTTATAAGCTTTTTAcctgatgaaaataaaaaagaaatagaaacaTGTGCCTTTATTGTTGCTGTTTGTTATGCTCCATGGTACGTTAAATCTAGATGCGCTCAACACGCTGtacttaatgattttaatgcttttaaagcCGCATATGTTATCAAGGATGAATTTAATGCTGATATTGGTAATGctttgattaaaagttttcataaacATTCGTGGTATCTTTCTCCAGCAATAGTTGTGTTTTCACTCGTTGATTCTCACTTGGAAATGTCTGTTAAGTATCAGATTTTGAATTCGTTAATTTCTTTTCCAGTTCCagagcaaaaaaatataaatatggaAAAACCTAATCCAGTTTTAATCTTACCAAACAGCAAGCTTTCAGAACTTGTTACTGCTGATAGCTGGCTTATATTTTTACGCCTTGGAATCACAAATCAAGTTAAAGATTGGGTTTCTTCTCATCCCAACTTTTCAAAAACTGAATCATATGgtgtttttgaagtttttgttaAAGGACTTAGTGTAACTAATGACTGCGCTGAAAGAAACATTGGCTTAATAAAcgacttttttaaatattctcaaAAGGAAGAACAGCGCCAAAATATACTATTGATTGCAAGAGAGGAgagaaaaaaagtaacaaagaaTGTAACTCAAAAagaacttataaatatttaaagctttctatatgataatattaatatatattagtggACAAAATAATCAcactgttatttattttattttgatattttgaaaagctaaaaaatagAGATTTTGGAATTTTACAGTAAGCACTTAAAATGATCTGAGAGTAATTTTTTAGCATGTATTTGTCTTCTGCCTTAGTATAGACAAGGAATTTTGGGTGTACAAgaggagttttaaaaaaaagtgtttttttgtataattttgggACACCCTATTGTACACCCAATCCAAAAACACAGTGGCACAGCATCTTCAATGTAAGTTTTTAAACCTCCTTTTACACCAGAATTGACGCTTGTTGTGTCCATACAAGCAAAGCGAGCATTTTTAAATGAGATATtgttaactctaaaaaaattttgaataacatcaaaaacatgcGCCTTAACTTCCTTACAACCACACGCAGCAATAAGTTCAATAATGTATGAAAAATTATGAGTATGTGCCCAGTTTTTCCTGATTAACAAATGCGTGACTCTAAAGAAGGTTTTAATAACGACGCGTTACGTGTTTTTAATAAAGAGTTACgtgtttttaatgtttcttttgcAAGAGTATTTTCACGCAGCATTTTCCAGATACTCGAGTCTTGCTTAGATATTTCATCAAaagcttgtttattttttaaagctatagTATGCCTATGTGTATTTAAGTGATCTTTCGCACGCTCCGAGGGGTGATCTGCAAATTTGCCAGGGTTTTCAATAAATGCacgattacttttttttccaggGGCAAACGATATGCAAACTTTACAAAACCAACCTTGTTTTGATGACGAATAAAAAAAATCGGGAAAAAACATCTCATACTTTTCTGTTGTTTTATTTCGTAGGTCATCTACATTTTTGATTGGTATTTGTGCTGGTGtgactttgtttttttttttctttttccaagaaCTGAAGTTAAAGGAACTGCGTATACATCTTTTTCGCTTTCAGCTAATGTAGATTGATGAGGACTTTTACTTATTGCTGATGTAGGCTGAAGAGGACTTTCATTTACTACTGATTTAGACGGGTGTGGACTTTCACTTACTGATGATGTAGACTGATGAGGACTTTCACTTACTGCTGATGTAGGCTGAAGAGGACTTTCATTTACTACTGATTTAGACTGATGTGGACTTTCACTTACTGATGATGTAGACTGATGAGGACGTTCGCTAACAATAGATGCAGGCTGATGAGAACTTTTGCTTACTACTGATTTCCATTGTTGACTATAGTTTTGCACACTTGTTGTTTCTTTATGTTTCTCAAATAAcgttacaatattttttgattgaattttgttatatttttttttttaaatagtattttccATTATTTGAAGGCATTTTTGTTGtcgcttttattttattgacttaAATCGAAATTACTAATAGAACGTCAAAGATTTCAAGAATATCAAGGTCTTTGAAGCGAAACGTTTTTCAATAGAATGGAAATTTGTTCGAATAGAAtggataaaaagttaaaataatttgcgTTGTTAAAAAAGGTTTCGTTACTTTAGTCAAATAAAACGTCTATATTTTATGAGTAAATTTTTTGgtcaaataaaatgtttgtaagAAAAACTTTCActgtattttacaattaaattcaataaacaaCTACGGCCGGGGGAGATTCGCAAGTAAATCATAGCGACAAATTTCTCTAAGTTGTAACTTTGAGTAAAatgtgtaaatttaaaaaaaaattgatttttgtatttgttaattttgttttagtaaattaaactttatgtttattaaaatttttgatttgtaaatttaaaaaaaaattgtaaaaacttttgtaaatgtagtattctttttttgttttacgcaaataatttttaacatttacaaaCACAAAtgatttaacttaattaataataaaatgcttATACTAAAATGCTTTACcagcaaatttaatttactaacagaatttttaattaccttaataaaaactttttattcttttttatttaatgaaattttgaaatgaCATTTACATCCaccaaagtcattttttgaataattactGTGCTAAAATCTTTGTTATATTCTTAACTAAAGATAAACAGCATTcgttagtttaaaatttttgtattgtaaataaaaagtctaaaataaaaacacgaataaaaaaacaaagtaacaagcgaaataaaaaatccaaagaACAACTGACGTcgtcaattaaaaaatacagttttaattttatttttgacgaAATTGCCGCGCTTTTTGAATGACTTTGAATTGAATGACTTCCTTCGCTTTTTCTTTAGTAAAGAAAGTAATAGTTTTCGTTcaactaaattattttcttcatttactAAGTACTTCTACATTTCTTGCGTAACACTTAAAATCTAAGTCTGTTTATAACAGGATTAAAGGTTGTTTTGTCATATTCATTTAAATGAAAGCTGTTTCAATGGTTTTAATCACGCTAGTTTTCAATTTGGGATTCGGCCTACAacaaacttatattaaaaattaaagaaagtatgTACATAGAGTgggaaaattaataaataaattaaccatttaaaaatataaattttaatcttgTTCCTTTTAACATTAACCATGTCTgaaatttatctttttcaaacatcaaaaaaatctgcaaggatatatatatatatatatatatatatatatatatatatatatatatatatatatatatatatattatatatatatatatatataaatatatatatatatatatatatatatataactactaATTTAACTCAAACCAACAGCAGAAACCCTAATAGATTCCCGTATGCTCCTAACACCGCAAAAAGAACTACTTACCagaaaacttttattcaaaaatacctCCAAATCCTTCGTGATGGCGTCAGTGACCTCTACCTCCCAAGCAATATTGGAAGCTCTACTGCCTTTTCGATGCATAAATAATATTCCTCCCCTGTAGTCTTAGCAAACTATTGATATTAAAGGACAGAAAAAATTGTACAATTCATTACTTGTAATgctaatcaattttaaataaagatttataaaataaaaaaaaataaaatatatatatatatatatatatatatatatatataaataaaaatatatatatatatatatatatacatatatatatatatatatatacacatatatatacatatatgtaccacgatcaaattcaaatttattctacaaaacagtgctcaatgttcttaaaacaataaaacaattataataaattatcagaATTcactaatcatttttttaattttacacaatGTTTTATCCATAAAGACTCTTCagaaataaatgcaaaattaataaacttcaaGTTATATCTAaagtttataagattttaagttaaaaatgtttaactattgtaatatttcacTCTTTAGTGGAATTTTACGCATTCGTGGAATATGTCgacagagttttttttaataattgtgtCAACATATTCCACATACAATAGTATGTGGAATAATAGTTTCAACcgctgatctcaaaatataactggatagctggttctattgttttttccgaaaaaagttgaagctaaaattggcctcccaagatggcggcgATTTTGGTTCCTAGCGGTGAAACCGATGTACAATTTAAATGGCTATatcaaattactaaaaaaattaaataaataagcttataaatttgttaaaaataaaagaaaacaaataaattttataaatattagagaagaaaagaaattatttttttgtattattaaatgGCATTTACAAATTTAGTTAAGTCTTATGTATAAGTATTGGGAACTAAAAACTATAAGTCTTATAGTTTTTAGTTCACAATGCTgtatgctagaaggttaataacataACAGTATGATAAACGGCAATCATTTCTACCCTCTATATTCTCTACTACTATATTCTCTACTTTTTGTAGTAAGATGCCATTTTGTACAAATTCTACACGAATTGTTAATTGAGTGCTGTGAGTATACAAAAACTTAGGGGTTTCTTCTAGAATTATATTATACTTGAATtctattattgcataaattatttgaataaaatattattaagtgTCACTTATACTGGTAAAAAAAAACCAGGTCtgaattatagttatttataacaacttttaaaacaaataaaaagtaaataatagttTCTTATAGTTTGAAGGATAATCACTCAATACAATTGAAGAaacaaatgtatataaaaatacatttgtttgaaaaaaatttatttatatctttatatagaAATGTTCAAAACATTTCCTCCTCTTTGAAATATCTccttaactttaattaaatatccTGCTTACCTGCTGTTAAGTATTATGGTTATATATTACAGCttgctgacttttttttatattaatgaactGTAAATAgctgttaaataattttataaatatgttgttGAGTTTATTTGCATAATAGATTGATTATATGACATTAAATTCAAGAAAATGATTTGCTAAAGAACATCATTAGTCTTAAAGAGAATACTGCTACACAAATGATCTTGTATAATCGAAAAACTGATTTCATTGGATATTTGGCAGCAATTAAATCTGCTTAAGGTATTTCTTGACTGGGTTGAAACAGAAGGCTCaccattaaattatttattatcatataaGCTCAGTCAAAACCATCTAGAGCTCTTTTTTGGTGCTGTGAGATCTGCAGAAATGTTTAACAGCAATATCAATTGCCAACAATTCacatataaataactttttatgcaAAGTACCGttcaattttcaaatgaaaactGCAGCATCAGAGATAAAACTCATATATATGTTTTAGACGA containing:
- the LOC136090790 gene encoding uncharacterized protein LOC136090790, translating into MAGKNLILHFDSKLVKEIEEKLKITVKKERVAISVTSPEFATKDDRLLGIIPVESTKGKNQAIVIQNILEYFEIADNIIGVCTDTTSSNTGRLNGAIIIISRILNKCLFWFMCRHHIYELHINHAIQAITKVKSKGPSKSMYLAFQRNWETSHESVNSRVPELKIFDWNKLEIGSKLPILALAAKDYAKYSLENKIFPRNDYNHLVKYLAFYLCVESDKLKEFKIHQPGACHKARFMADALYILSLEMTSTVISFLPDENKKEIETCAFIVAVCYAPWYVKSRCAQHAVLNDFNAFKAAYVIKDEFNADIGNALIKSFHKHSWYLSPAIVVFSLVDSHLEMSVKYQILNSLISFPVPEQKNINMEKPNPVLILPNSKLSELVTADSWLIFLRLGITNQVKDWVSSHPNFSKTESYGVFEVFVKGLSVTNDCAERNIGLINDFFKYSQKEEQRQNILLIAREERKKVTKNVTQKELINI